A genomic segment from Glycine soja cultivar W05 chromosome 20, ASM419377v2, whole genome shotgun sequence encodes:
- the LOC114402424 gene encoding peroxisomal membrane protein PMP22-like isoform X2: MSDEVNSVFKKYLNQLQLHPLRTKAITAAVLAGFSDAVAQKLSGAKKLQLRRVLLFMVILEQITSSPWNNFLFMMYYGLVIEGRPWSTVINKVKKDYPSVQLTAWKFWPIVGWVNYQYMPLQLRVVFHSSVAACWAIFLNLKARSVAIKAS, translated from the exons ATGTCTGACGAAGTCAACAGCGTTTTCAAGAAATATCTCAACCAGCTTCAGCTCCATCCTCTCAGAACCAAG GCAATTACTGCAGCAGTTTTGGCTGGTTTTAGTGATGCAGTTGCTCAGAAGTTATCTGGGGCCAAGAAGCTTCAGTTGAGAAGGGTGCTTCTTTTCATG GTGATCCTTGAACAGATAACCAGTTCCCCATGGAACAACTTTTTGTTCATGATGTACTATGGCTTGGTTATAGAAG GAAGACCTTGGAGTACAGTCATAAACAAAGTTAAAAAGGATTACCCTTCTGTTCAATTGACTGCATGGAAG TTTTGGCCTATAGTTGGTTGGGTGAATTACCAGTATATGCCTCTGCAGCTCCGTGTTGTATTTCACAGCTCTGTTGCTGCTTGCTG GGCAATCTTTCTGAATCTGAAAGCAAGGTCTGTTGCAATTAAGGCTTCCTAG
- the LOC114402424 gene encoding peroxisomal membrane protein PMP22-like isoform X1 — protein sequence MSDEVNSVFKKYLNQLQLHPLRTKAITAAVLAGFSDAVAQKLSGAKKLQLRRVLLFMLYGFAYSGPFGHFLHKLMDKIFKGNKGNDTVAKKVILEQITSSPWNNFLFMMYYGLVIEGRPWSTVINKVKKDYPSVQLTAWKFWPIVGWVNYQYMPLQLRVVFHSSVAACWAIFLNLKARSVAIKAS from the exons ATGTCTGACGAAGTCAACAGCGTTTTCAAGAAATATCTCAACCAGCTTCAGCTCCATCCTCTCAGAACCAAG GCAATTACTGCAGCAGTTTTGGCTGGTTTTAGTGATGCAGTTGCTCAGAAGTTATCTGGGGCCAAGAAGCTTCAGTTGAGAAGGGTGCTTCTTTTCATG CTCTATGGTTTCGCCTACTCTGGACCCTTTGGACATTTTCTCCACAAATTGATGGATAAAATCTTTAAGGGGAACAAAGGCAATGATACTGTTGCTAAGAAG GTGATCCTTGAACAGATAACCAGTTCCCCATGGAACAACTTTTTGTTCATGATGTACTATGGCTTGGTTATAGAAG GAAGACCTTGGAGTACAGTCATAAACAAAGTTAAAAAGGATTACCCTTCTGTTCAATTGACTGCATGGAAG TTTTGGCCTATAGTTGGTTGGGTGAATTACCAGTATATGCCTCTGCAGCTCCGTGTTGTATTTCACAGCTCTGTTGCTGCTTGCTG GGCAATCTTTCTGAATCTGAAAGCAAGGTCTGTTGCAATTAAGGCTTCCTAG